A window from Streptomyces sp. NBC_00299 encodes these proteins:
- a CDS encoding PRC-barrel domain-containing protein yields the protein MFEPGDIREWRGHDVVDDSARKIGKLESIYVDTATDAPSFATVTVGMPTRHRLVFVPLGGATVGPGYLKVAYAKHQVKDAPSIDVDGVLPAGDEEAVFAHYELEYRPGAEGERRLARR from the coding sequence ATGTTCGAGCCCGGTGACATCCGAGAGTGGCGCGGTCACGATGTGGTCGACGACAGCGCACGCAAGATCGGCAAACTGGAGTCGATCTATGTGGACACCGCTACCGACGCGCCGTCCTTCGCGACCGTCACGGTCGGCATGCCGACTCGGCACCGCCTGGTGTTCGTTCCTCTCGGCGGAGCGACGGTCGGCCCCGGATACCTGAAGGTCGCCTACGCAAAACACCAGGTCAAGGATGCGCCGTCCATCGACGTCGACGGGGTCCTGCCGGCCGGGGACGAGGAAGCGGTCTTTGCGCACTACGAGCTGGAGTACCGGCCGGGCGCGGAGGGCGAGCGCCGGCTGGCGCGGCGCTGA
- a CDS encoding XdhC/CoxI family protein, producing MLDIAEELHRWVEQGRDFAVATVVAVGGSAPRQPGAALAVDADGTAIGSVSGGCVEGAVYELCQQALEDGETVLERFGYSDEDAFAVGLTCGGIIDILVTPVRAGDPARPVLASALRAAASGEAAAVARIVSGPDELKGRALLVGPDGSYDGGFGAHPELDRTVAAEAGAFLDAGRTGTLEIGEQGSRCGAPLTVLVESSVPAPRMIVFGAIDFASALVRIGKFLNYRVTVCDARPVFATKARFPDADEIVVEWPHKYLERTSVDARTVLCVLTHDAKFDVPLLRLALRLPVAYVGAMGSRRTHLDRNERLREVGVSELELARLRSPIGLDLGARTPEETALSIASEIVANRRGGSGVSLTGAHTPIHHDATSSPTGRIGSVA from the coding sequence ATGCTGGACATCGCCGAAGAGCTGCACCGGTGGGTCGAGCAGGGACGTGACTTCGCCGTGGCCACCGTGGTGGCGGTCGGCGGCAGCGCGCCCCGCCAGCCCGGCGCCGCGCTCGCGGTGGACGCCGACGGCACGGCGATCGGCTCGGTCTCCGGCGGTTGTGTGGAGGGCGCGGTGTACGAGCTGTGCCAGCAGGCACTCGAGGACGGCGAGACGGTCCTGGAGCGCTTCGGCTACAGCGACGAGGATGCCTTCGCGGTCGGCCTGACCTGCGGCGGCATCATCGACATCCTGGTCACGCCGGTACGCGCCGGGGACCCGGCCCGCCCCGTGCTCGCGTCCGCGCTGCGGGCGGCCGCGAGCGGGGAGGCGGCGGCGGTGGCACGGATCGTGTCCGGGCCGGACGAGCTGAAGGGCCGTGCGCTTCTCGTCGGCCCCGACGGCTCGTACGACGGCGGCTTCGGCGCCCACCCCGAGCTGGACCGTACGGTCGCGGCGGAGGCGGGCGCGTTCCTCGACGCGGGCCGCACCGGCACCCTGGAGATCGGCGAACAGGGCTCGCGCTGCGGCGCCCCGCTCACGGTGCTGGTCGAATCCTCGGTCCCGGCGCCCCGGATGATCGTCTTCGGTGCCATCGACTTCGCGTCGGCGCTCGTGCGCATAGGAAAGTTCCTGAACTACCGCGTGACCGTGTGCGACGCCCGCCCGGTCTTCGCGACGAAGGCCCGTTTCCCGGACGCCGACGAGATCGTCGTCGAGTGGCCGCACAAGTACCTGGAGCGGACGTCGGTCGACGCCCGGACGGTCCTGTGCGTCCTCACCCACGACGCCAAGTTCGACGTACCCCTGCTCCGGCTCGCCCTGCGCCTGCCGGTCGCGTACGTCGGCGCCATGGGCTCCCGCCGCACCCACCTGGACCGTAACGAGCGGCTCAGGGAGGTCGGCGTGAGTGAACTGGAGCTGGCGCGGCTCAGGTCCCCCATCGGACTGGACCTCGGCGCCCGTACGCCGGAGGAGACGGCCCTGTCGATCGCCTCGGAGATCGTCGCCAACCGGCGGGGCGGCAGCGGGGTCTCACTGACGGGCGCCCACACACCGATCCATCACGACGCGACATCGTCGCCGACGGGGCGGATCGGTTCGGTGGCGTGA
- a CDS encoding NCS2 family permease yields the protein MTQQSLEPATTADDAGEGTRVPAGRSWLDRYFHISHRGSTVAREVRGGVTTFMAMAYILLLNPLILSGKDAAGDMLAQKALITATAFAAAFTTLLMGFFGKVPLALAAGLSVSGVLASQVAPQMTWPQAMGMCVMYGVVIMLLVVTGLREMIMNAIPLALKHAITMGIGLFVALIGFYKAGFVHQGEATPVTLGPAGELAGWPVLLFAVTLLAIFMLQARGIPGAILIGIVGGTVLAVILNAFDVINPKQWASGAPELHGTAVSMPDFSIFGNVEFGGWGEVGAMTVGMIVFTLVLAGFFDAMATIIGVGTEAKLADDKGRMPGLSKALFIDGAGGAIGGVSGASGQTVFVESATGVGEGARTGLSSVVTGLFFAACLFFTPLTAIVPGEVAAAALVVIGAMMMMNARHVDWSDRATAIPVFLTVVIMPFTYSITAGVAAGVISYVAIKIAQGKAREIGAFMWALTGIFIVFFALNPIESWMGVH from the coding sequence ATGACCCAGCAGTCACTGGAGCCGGCGACCACAGCCGACGACGCGGGAGAAGGCACCCGCGTCCCGGCTGGACGGTCCTGGCTCGACCGGTACTTCCACATATCCCACCGGGGATCCACGGTCGCGCGCGAGGTGCGCGGCGGCGTCACGACCTTCATGGCGATGGCGTACATCCTCCTGCTCAACCCGCTGATCCTGTCCGGCAAGGACGCGGCGGGTGACATGCTCGCCCAGAAGGCGCTGATCACCGCGACCGCGTTCGCGGCCGCCTTCACCACGCTGCTGATGGGCTTCTTCGGCAAGGTGCCGCTCGCCCTCGCCGCCGGCCTCTCCGTCTCCGGAGTGCTCGCCTCGCAGGTCGCCCCGCAGATGACCTGGCCGCAGGCCATGGGCATGTGTGTGATGTACGGCGTGGTCATCATGCTGCTGGTCGTCACCGGCCTGCGCGAGATGATCATGAACGCGATTCCGCTCGCGTTGAAGCACGCGATCACCATGGGCATCGGACTGTTCGTCGCCCTGATCGGCTTCTACAAGGCCGGCTTCGTGCACCAGGGCGAGGCGACCCCGGTCACCCTCGGCCCCGCCGGCGAACTGGCCGGCTGGCCCGTGCTGCTCTTCGCGGTCACGCTGCTCGCCATCTTCATGCTCCAGGCGCGCGGCATCCCCGGCGCCATCCTGATCGGCATCGTCGGCGGCACCGTGCTCGCCGTCATTCTCAACGCCTTCGACGTCATCAACCCCAAGCAGTGGGCCAGCGGCGCCCCCGAACTGCACGGCACCGCGGTGTCCATGCCGGACTTCTCCATCTTCGGCAACGTCGAGTTCGGCGGCTGGGGCGAGGTCGGCGCGATGACCGTCGGCATGATCGTGTTCACGCTCGTGCTCGCCGGGTTCTTCGACGCGATGGCGACGATCATCGGCGTCGGCACCGAGGCCAAGCTCGCCGACGACAAGGGCCGGATGCCGGGCCTGTCCAAGGCACTGTTCATCGACGGCGCCGGCGGTGCGATCGGCGGCGTCTCGGGGGCGTCGGGCCAGACCGTGTTCGTCGAGTCGGCGACCGGCGTCGGCGAGGGTGCCCGTACGGGTCTGTCCTCGGTCGTCACCGGCCTGTTCTTCGCAGCCTGCCTGTTCTTCACCCCGCTCACGGCGATCGTGCCGGGCGAGGTCGCGGCGGCGGCCCTGGTGGTCATCGGCGCCATGATGATGATGAACGCACGTCACGTGGACTGGTCCGACCGGGCCACCGCGATCCCGGTGTTCCTCACCGTCGTGATCATGCCGTTCACCTACTCGATCACGGCCGGTGTCGCGGCAGGCGTCATCTCGTACGTCGCCATCAAGATCGCTCAGGGCAAGGCGCGGGAGATCGGGGCGTTCATGTGGGCCCTGACAGGCATCTTCATCGTCTTTTTCGCCCTCAATCCCATTGAGAGCTGGATGGGCGTGCACTAA
- a CDS encoding xanthine dehydrogenase family protein molybdopterin-binding subunit — MPTNGAPTKITQGSQTKGGIGESTLRPDGTLKVTGEFAYSSDMWHEDMLWGQILRSTVAHAEIVSIDTSEALAMAGVYAVMTYDDLPTEVKNYGLEIQDTPVLAHGKVRHHGEPVAIVAADHPETARRAAAKIKVDYRELPVITDEASATAPDAILIHEGRDDHHIGHVPHPNIVHRQPIFRGDAAAAAEQADVVVKGEYTFGMQDQAFLGPESGLAVPDEDGGVHLYIATQWLHSDLKQIAPVLGLPERKVRMTLSGVGGAFGGREDLSMQIHACLLAMRTGKPVKIVYNRFESFFGHVHRHPAKLYYEHGATKDGRLTHVKCRIVLDGGAYASASPAVVGNASSLAIGPYVVEDVDIEAIALYTNNPPCGAMRGFGAVQACFAYEAQMDKVAKQLGMDPIKFRQLNAMEQGTIMPTGQPVDSPAPVAELLRRVKAMPMPPERQWESSEGADVRQLPGGLSNTTHGEGVVRGVGYAVGIKNVGFSEGFDDYSTAKVRMEVVGGEPVATVHTAMAEVGQGGVTVHAQIARTELGVTQVTIHPADTQVGSAGSTSASRQTYVTGGAVKNSCELVREKVLEIGRRKFGSYHPAWATAELLLEGGKVVTDGGEVLGDLVDVLEGEAVEVEAEWRHRPTEAFDLRTGQGNGHVQYSFAAHRAVVEVDTELGLVKVIELACAQDVGKALNPLSVIGQIQGGTTQGLGVAVMEEIIVDPKTAKVRNPSFTDYLIPTILDTPTIPVDVLELADDHAPYGLRGIGEAPTLSSTPAVLAAIRNATGLELNRTPVRPEHLTGTGPA, encoded by the coding sequence ATGCCCACAAACGGCGCTCCCACCAAGATCACCCAGGGTTCGCAGACCAAGGGCGGCATCGGTGAGTCGACGCTGCGCCCCGACGGCACCCTCAAGGTCACCGGCGAGTTCGCGTACTCGTCCGACATGTGGCACGAGGACATGCTCTGGGGGCAGATCCTCCGCTCGACCGTCGCGCACGCCGAGATCGTGTCCATCGACACCAGCGAGGCGCTGGCCATGGCGGGCGTCTACGCCGTCATGACCTACGACGACCTGCCGACCGAGGTGAAGAACTACGGCCTGGAGATCCAGGACACCCCGGTCCTCGCGCACGGCAAGGTACGCCACCACGGCGAGCCGGTCGCGATCGTCGCCGCCGACCACCCGGAGACGGCCCGCCGCGCCGCCGCCAAGATCAAGGTCGACTACCGCGAGCTGCCCGTCATCACCGACGAGGCCTCCGCGACCGCCCCGGACGCGATCCTCATCCACGAGGGCCGCGACGACCACCACATCGGTCACGTCCCGCACCCGAACATCGTGCACCGCCAGCCGATCTTCCGCGGTGACGCGGCGGCGGCCGCCGAGCAGGCGGACGTCGTCGTCAAGGGCGAGTACACCTTCGGTATGCAGGACCAGGCCTTCCTCGGCCCGGAGTCCGGCCTCGCCGTGCCGGACGAGGACGGCGGCGTCCACCTCTACATCGCCACCCAGTGGCTGCACAGCGACCTGAAGCAGATCGCCCCGGTCCTCGGCCTGCCCGAGCGCAAGGTCCGGATGACGCTGTCCGGCGTCGGCGGCGCCTTCGGTGGCCGCGAGGACCTGTCGATGCAGATCCACGCGTGCCTCCTGGCGATGCGCACCGGCAAGCCGGTCAAGATCGTCTACAACCGCTTCGAGTCCTTCTTCGGGCACGTCCACCGCCACCCCGCCAAGCTCTACTACGAGCACGGCGCCACCAAGGACGGCAGGCTCACCCACGTCAAGTGCCGGATCGTGCTGGACGGCGGCGCGTACGCCTCCGCCTCGCCGGCGGTCGTCGGCAACGCCTCGTCGCTGGCGATCGGCCCGTACGTGGTCGAGGACGTCGACATCGAGGCCATCGCCCTCTACACCAACAACCCGCCCTGCGGCGCCATGCGCGGCTTCGGCGCGGTCCAGGCGTGCTTCGCGTACGAGGCGCAGATGGACAAGGTGGCCAAGCAGCTGGGCATGGACCCGATCAAGTTCCGGCAGCTCAACGCCATGGAGCAGGGGACCATCATGCCGACCGGGCAGCCGGTCGACTCCCCGGCGCCGGTCGCCGAACTCCTGCGCCGCGTCAAGGCGATGCCCATGCCGCCGGAGCGCCAGTGGGAGTCCAGCGAGGGCGCGGACGTACGGCAGCTGCCGGGCGGTCTGTCCAACACCACGCACGGTGAAGGCGTCGTACGCGGTGTCGGCTACGCGGTCGGCATCAAGAACGTCGGCTTCTCCGAGGGCTTCGACGACTACTCCACCGCCAAGGTGCGCATGGAGGTCGTCGGCGGCGAGCCGGTGGCCACCGTGCACACGGCCATGGCGGAGGTCGGCCAGGGCGGTGTCACCGTCCACGCGCAGATCGCCCGCACCGAGCTGGGCGTCACCCAGGTGACGATCCACCCGGCGGACACGCAGGTGGGCTCCGCGGGTTCGACCTCGGCCTCCCGGCAGACGTACGTCACCGGCGGAGCCGTCAAGAACTCCTGCGAGCTGGTCCGGGAGAAGGTCCTGGAGATCGGGCGCCGCAAGTTCGGCTCCTACCACCCCGCCTGGGCCACCGCCGAGCTGCTGCTCGAGGGCGGCAAGGTCGTCACCGACGGCGGTGAGGTCCTCGGCGACCTGGTGGACGTCCTGGAGGGCGAGGCCGTCGAGGTCGAGGCCGAGTGGCGGCACCGTCCGACCGAGGCCTTCGACCTGCGCACCGGCCAGGGCAACGGCCACGTCCAGTACTCCTTCGCCGCGCACCGCGCGGTCGTCGAGGTGGACACCGAGCTCGGCCTGGTGAAGGTCATCGAGCTGGCCTGTGCCCAGGACGTCGGCAAGGCGCTCAACCCGCTGTCCGTCATCGGCCAGATCCAGGGCGGTACGACCCAGGGTCTCGGCGTGGCGGTCATGGAGGAGATCATCGTCGACCCCAAGACGGCGAAGGTCAGGAACCCCTCCTTCACGGACTACCTCATCCCCACGATCCTCGACACGCCGACCATCCCGGTCGACGTGCTCGAACTCGCCGACGACCACGCCCCGTACGGGCTGCGGGGCATCGGCGAGGCCCCCACCCTGTCGTCCACCCCGGCCGTCCTCGCGGCGATCCGGAACGCGACCGGGCTGGAGCTGAACCGCACGCCGGTACGGCCGGAACACCTCACCGGTACCGGCCCGGCGTAA
- a CDS encoding (2Fe-2S)-binding protein: protein MRVNFTVNGRPQEADDVWEGESLLYVLRERLGLPGSKNACEQGECGSCTVRLDGVPVCSCLVAAGQVEGRDVVTVEGLADFAKQRAEHGGCATGACGTSLQDAQQWAAKGQDSQTGEGTELSPVQQAFIDAGAVQCGFCTPGLLVAADEMLENNPNPSDADIREALSGNLCRCTGYEKIMDAVRLAAARQGEAV from the coding sequence ATGCGCGTCAACTTCACTGTCAATGGACGTCCGCAGGAAGCCGACGACGTGTGGGAGGGCGAGTCCCTGCTGTACGTGCTGCGCGAGCGGCTCGGTCTGCCGGGTTCCAAGAACGCCTGTGAGCAGGGCGAGTGCGGATCCTGCACCGTCCGGCTGGACGGTGTGCCGGTGTGTTCGTGCCTGGTCGCCGCCGGTCAGGTCGAGGGCCGTGACGTCGTGACCGTCGAGGGGCTCGCCGACTTCGCCAAGCAGCGTGCCGAGCACGGTGGTTGCGCGACCGGTGCCTGCGGTACGTCGCTCCAGGACGCCCAGCAGTGGGCGGCCAAGGGGCAGGACTCGCAGACCGGTGAGGGCACCGAGCTCTCCCCGGTCCAGCAGGCGTTCATCGACGCCGGCGCCGTCCAGTGCGGCTTCTGCACGCCGGGCCTGCTGGTCGCCGCCGACGAGATGCTGGAGAACAACCCGAACCCCAGCGACGCGGACATCCGCGAGGCGCTGTCGGGCAACCTGTGCCGGTGCACGGGCTACGAGAAGATCATGGACGCGGTCCGCCTCGCGGCCGCCCGGCAGGGAGAGGCGGTCTGA
- a CDS encoding FAD binding domain-containing protein, with protein MDFLRPASWEEALAAKAEHPTAVPIAGGTDVMVEINFDHRRPEYLLDLNRIGDLTEWEVGEDSVRLGASVPYSGIMESLRAELPGLALASHTVASPQIRNRGGVGGNLGTASPAGDAHPALLAAGAEVEVESAERGTRLIPIDEFYTGVKRNALAADELIRAVHIKKADGPQQYSKVGTRNAMVIAVCAFGLALHPETRTVRTGIGSAAPTPVRAKAAEEFLNAALEEGGFWDNGKIITPSVAKQFAELCSGACNPIDDVRGTASYRRHAVGVMARRTLTWTWESYRGTAARTEGVA; from the coding sequence ATGGACTTCCTTCGCCCCGCCAGCTGGGAGGAGGCGCTCGCCGCGAAGGCCGAGCACCCCACCGCTGTGCCGATTGCGGGTGGCACCGATGTGATGGTCGAGATCAACTTCGACCACCGCCGGCCCGAGTACCTCCTCGACCTGAACCGCATCGGCGACCTCACCGAGTGGGAGGTCGGCGAGGACAGCGTGCGGCTCGGCGCCTCCGTCCCGTACTCCGGGATCATGGAGAGCCTGCGCGCCGAGCTGCCCGGCCTCGCCCTCGCCTCGCACACGGTCGCCTCCCCGCAGATCCGCAACCGCGGCGGCGTCGGCGGCAACCTCGGTACCGCCTCCCCGGCCGGCGACGCCCACCCCGCCCTCCTCGCGGCAGGCGCCGAGGTCGAGGTCGAGTCGGCCGAGCGCGGCACCCGCCTGATCCCGATCGACGAGTTCTACACGGGCGTGAAGCGCAACGCGCTGGCCGCCGACGAGCTGATTCGGGCCGTACACATCAAGAAGGCCGACGGGCCCCAGCAGTACTCCAAAGTCGGCACGCGCAACGCCATGGTCATCGCCGTGTGCGCCTTCGGGCTCGCGCTGCACCCCGAGACGCGGACCGTGCGTACCGGGATCGGCTCGGCCGCCCCGACACCCGTACGGGCCAAGGCCGCCGAGGAGTTCCTGAACGCGGCGCTCGAAGAGGGCGGCTTCTGGGACAACGGCAAGATCATCACCCCGTCGGTCGCCAAGCAGTTCGCGGAGCTGTGCTCCGGCGCCTGCAACCCGATCGACGACGTCCGGGGCACCGCGAGTTACCGCCGCCACGCGGTCGGAGTCATGGCCCGTCGCACGCTGACCTGGACTTGGGAGTCGTACCGCGGCACCGCCGCCCGCACGGAGGGAGTCGCCTGA